In one Plasmodium malariae genome assembly, contig: PmUG01_00_41, whole genome shotgun sequence genomic region, the following are encoded:
- the PmUG01_00070300 gene encoding fam-m protein, translated as MNKRIKTNIFIKIAAFIILEWISNFDNYKCIFIKFVNENCNYYGKLYTRNYRLLSKYKQDNDSNNVLLKERFPNNEVKKQTNISHNEKVTRGKSNRSNKSLLNKAQYYTEIIDNSSVIFDGKHFHFEKKWIKKKDYDNFLEKRRRICDISLGKIKFRSYGFVIVLFFIFFLVGIGIPILHGVGLLKTIGDG; from the exons atgaataaaagaattaagacaaacatatttattaaaattgctGCTTTTATCATTCTCGAATGGATATCCAATTTTGATAATTATAag tGCATATTTATCAAGTTCGTGAATGAAAACTGTAACTATTatggaaaattatatacgAGAAATTATAGATTactatcaaaatataaacaggATAATGATTCAAATAATGTATTGTTAAAAGAAAGATTTCCAAATAATGAAGTCAAGAAGCAGACGAATATATCtcataatgaaaaagtaaCGAGAGGAAAAAGCAATCGGTCAAATAaaagtttattaaataaggcACAATACTACACAGAAATTATAGATAATAGCAGTGTAATCtttgatggaaaacatttccattttgaaaaaaaatggataaaaaaaaaagattatgataattttcttgaaaaaagaagaagaatttGTGATATATCCTtagggaaaataaaatttagaagtTATGGATTTGTAattgttctattttttatttttttcttggtGGGAATAGGAATACCCATATTACATGGAGTAGGGTTGCTGAAAACTATAGGGGATGGATGA